In one Triticum aestivum cultivar Chinese Spring unplaced genomic scaffold, IWGSC CS RefSeq v2.1 scaffold230361, whole genome shotgun sequence genomic region, the following are encoded:
- the LOC123172824 gene encoding polyubiquitin-like: MEIFVKTLAGKTITIKVDPSDTIYIVKTKIQDQQRFVFNGEQLEDERTLNDYGIQDESTLSLDLPIQRRRMLIRVNTLTGTSLPLDVENFDTIDSVKEKIWVEKGIPVHQQRLVYAGKQLENGRTLEEYNIRHEATLHLILCLRVYPEL; this comes from the coding sequence ATGGAGATCTTCGTCAAGACCCTCGCCGGCAAGACGATCACCATCAAGGTTGATCCATCCGACACCATCTACATCGTCAAGACAAAGATCCAAGATCAGCAGCGCTTTGTTTTCAATGGGGAGCAGCTTGAAGACGAGCGTACTCTGAATGATTACGGCATCCAGGATGAATCCACTCTCAGCCTCGATCTGCCCATCCAAAGGAGGAGGATGCTAATCCGTGTCAACACGTTGACTGGTACCTCACTACCTCTTGATGTGGAGAATTTTGATACCATCGATAGTGTCAAGGAGAAGATCTGGGTTGAGAAGGGCATTCCTGTGCACCAGCAGAGACTCGTCTATGCTGGAAAACAACTGGAAAATGGCCGCACCCTGGAGGAGTACAATATACGCCACGAAGCTACTCTTCATCTGATTCTCTGTCTTCGTGTTTACCCGGAACTATGA